In a genomic window of Musa acuminata AAA Group cultivar baxijiao unplaced genomic scaffold, Cavendish_Baxijiao_AAA HiC_scaffold_42, whole genome shotgun sequence:
- the LOC135653888 gene encoding cytochrome P450 78A6-like — protein sequence MGSSVENGWLVSLSLAAKCSELSAYPIRLLSLAIIVAVCWLATTLLHWAYPGGPAWGRYWWSRRKPWGLGKAIPGPRGLPLVGSMGLMSGLAHRKLAAVADAIPGARRLMALSLGDTRVVVTCDPGVARDILNSPDFADRPVKESAYGLMFHRAIGFAPYGAYWRTLRRIAATHLFSPKQVSALGCYRAEIAAQMVRALDGLAAEPVQVRRILKQASLNHVMRFVFGRKYELQGGSEETKELTSMVEEGYEVLGKLNWSDHLPVLTGIDLQRVRWCCSVLVPRVKRFVTRIIKEHRVERARDSEAAPRDFVDVLLSLQAPDRLSDPDMVAVLWEMIFRGTDTVAVLIEWVLARLVMHREVQARLQAELDAAVGTDRLVTGSEAFAAPPYVQAVIKETLRVHPPGPLLSWARMATSDARVGGGAHVVPAGTTAMVNMWAIARDPVTWPDPLRFEPARFLGPSAEFPVTGSDLRLAPFGAGRRSCPGKGLAMATVEMWVAALAHEFEWQPASAAGVDLSEVLRLSCEMAAPLTVRLRRRRLST from the exons ATGGGATCCTCCGTAGAAAACGGGTGGCTCGTGTCGCTTTCCCTGGCCGCCAAATGTAGTGAGCTTTCCGCCTACCCCATCCGCCTCCTCTCCCTTGCCATCATTGTTGCAGTTTGCTGGCTTGCGACTACCCTCCTCCACTGGGCCTACCCTGGAGGCCCTGCCTGGGGAAGGTACTGGTGGAGCAGGAGGAAGCCATGGGGCCTCGGCAAAGCCATCCCCGGGCCCCGAGGCCTCCCCCTTGTCGGCAGCATGGGCCTCATGTCCGGGCTCGCCCACCGGAAGCTCGCGGCTGTCGCGGACGCCATCCCCGGAGCCCGACGGCTCATGGCGCTCAGCCTCGGTGACACCCGGGTGGTCGTCACCTGCGATCCGGGCGTGGCCAGGGACATCCTCAACAGCCCCGACTTCGCGGACCGCCCGGTCAAGGAATCGGCCTACGGCCTCATGTTTCACCGTGCCATCGGCTTCGCGCCCTACGGCGCGTACTGGCGAACCCTGCGGAGGATCGCGGCCACCCACCTCTTCTCCCCTAAGCAGGTATCCGCTTTGGGGTGTTACCGTGCTGAGATAGCTGCCCAGATGGTGCGCGCCCTTGACGGCCTCGCAGCCGAGCCCGTCCAGGTCCGAAGGATCCTGAAGCAAGCCTCCCTCAACCACGTCATGCGGTTCGTCTTCGGGAGGAAGTACGAGCTCCAGGGGGGGAGCGAGGAGACGAAGGAGCTAACGAGCATGGTAGAAGAAGGCTACGAGGTCCTAGGGAAGCTCAACTGGTCGGACCATCTGCCAGTGCTCACCGGTATCGACCTGCAACGAGTCCGGTGGTGCTGCTCCGTGCTCGTCCCCCGAGTCAAGCGATTCGTAACCCGCATCATCAAGGAGCACCGGGTCGAGCGCGCGCGCGACTCGGAGGCGGCCCCCCGAGACTTCGTGGACGTTTTGCTGTCCTTGCAGGCCCCAGATAGGCTATCCGATCCCGACATGGTCGCCGTCCTCTGG GAGATGATATTTCGGGGTACGGACACCGTGGCAGTGCTGATAGAGTGGGTGTTGGCGAGGCTGGTGATGCACAGGGAGGTGCAGGCGAGGTTGCAGGCGGAGCTGGACGCGGCTGTCGGGACGGACCGTTTGGTGACGGGTTCCGAGGCGTTCGCAGCGCCGCCATACGTGCAGGCGGTGATCAAGGAGACGCTGCGGGTGCACCCACCGGGCCCGCTGCTGTCGTGGGCGCGCATGGCGACGTCGGACGCGCGCGTCGGCGGCGGGGCCCATGTGGTGCCGGCGGGCACCACAGCCATGGTCAACATGTGGGCCATCGCGCGCGACCCTGTCACCTGGCCAGACCCGCTCCGGTTCGAGCCGGCCCGGTTCTTGGGCCCCTCGGCCGAGTTCCCGGTCACGGGTTCGGACCTGCGGCTGGCGCCGTTCGGGGCCGGGCGGCGAAGCTGCCCCGGGAAGGGGCTGGCAATGGCGACGGTCGAGATGTGGGTGGCAGCACTGGCGCACGAGTTCGAGTGGCAGCCGGCATCGGCGGCTGGCGTTGACCTCTCGGAGGTGCTGCGTCTGTCCTGCGAGATGGCGGCGCCACTGACGGTCAGGCTGCGGCGTCGCCGGCTGTCCACCTGA